A window from Saprospiraceae bacterium encodes these proteins:
- the uxaC gene encoding glucuronate isomerase, with translation MYAITNSKTFLDENFLLHSDTAARLYHDFAKEMPIIDYHNHLPPDQIATNHRFDNITQVWLYGDHYKWRAMRTMGVDESYITGVKSDKEKFLKWAEVVPFTLRNPLYHWTHLELQRYFDVHEILNNNTAENIYNNASEILKHPSHHVQGLLEQMHVKVVCTTDDPTDNLSYHIAFAAAEHPSLKMFPSFRPDKFIHIEQSTFIPFIEKLSDVTTSSIGTFDDLVNKLKYRAQFFAELGCKASDHGLEYISDTPGTREEIEKIFKKRINHQPLSNTEIEQYKSAMLYELSLIYHELGWAQQYHLGALRNNNSRALNALGPDTGWDSIGDWSQAKNLSSFLNRLNETNQLAKTIIYNLNPADNEVMATMIGNFNDGSLKGKIQFGSGWWFLDQKDGMEKQINALSNMGLLSCFIGMLTDSRSFLSFPRHEYFRRILCNIFGSEIEKGELPNDIEWTGKIIQDICYNNAKEFLNI, from the coding sequence ATGTACGCTATAACAAACAGTAAAACCTTTCTTGACGAAAACTTCCTGCTTCACAGTGACACCGCAGCCCGTCTTTACCATGATTTTGCTAAAGAAATGCCGATCATAGATTATCACAACCACCTTCCGCCCGATCAGATTGCCACAAATCACCGGTTTGATAATATCACACAGGTTTGGTTATATGGCGATCATTATAAATGGAGGGCAATGAGAACTATGGGAGTAGATGAGTCGTACATTACAGGCGTAAAATCAGACAAAGAAAAGTTTTTAAAATGGGCTGAAGTTGTACCATTCACGCTTAGAAATCCTCTGTATCATTGGACACATCTGGAGTTGCAGAGATATTTTGATGTGCATGAAATATTAAACAATAATACTGCTGAAAATATATACAATAATGCATCGGAAATTCTAAAGCATCCATCCCACCATGTGCAGGGACTGCTTGAACAGATGCATGTCAAAGTAGTCTGTACTACTGATGACCCAACTGACAATTTGAGCTATCATATCGCTTTTGCTGCTGCTGAACATCCTTCTTTAAAGATGTTTCCTTCCTTCAGGCCTGATAAATTTATACACATAGAGCAAAGTACGTTTATACCGTTTATAGAAAAGCTTTCAGATGTAACTACTTCATCAATTGGAACCTTTGATGACCTTGTTAATAAACTTAAATATAGGGCACAGTTTTTTGCAGAATTGGGATGCAAGGCATCTGATCATGGCCTGGAGTACATTTCAGATACGCCAGGTACAAGGGAAGAAATTGAAAAGATATTCAAAAAGCGTATCAACCATCAGCCATTAAGCAATACAGAAATTGAACAATATAAATCAGCTATGTTGTATGAGTTGAGCCTGATATATCATGAGTTGGGTTGGGCGCAGCAGTATCATCTTGGCGCGTTGAGAAATAACAACTCCAGAGCATTAAACGCCCTGGGTCCGGATACTGGATGGGACTCTATAGGTGATTGGTCACAAGCAAAAAATTTATCTTCTTTCCTCAACAGACTAAATGAAACCAATCAATTGGCTAAGACCATTATTTATAATCTCAATCCCGCTGATAACGAAGTAATGGCTACGATGATCGGCAACTTCAATGATGGCTCCTTAAAGGGTAAAATCCAGTTTGGTTCCGGTTGGTGGTTTCTTGATCAGAAAGACGGAATGGAAAAACAAATCAATGCGTTGTCCAATATGGGCTTACTGAGCTGTTTTATAGGGATGCTTACAGATTCCAGAAGTTTTCTGTCATTCCCCCGGCATGAATATTTCAGACGTATTTTGTGCAATATTTTTGGCAGTGAAATCGAAAAAGGCGAGTTGCCAAATGATATAGAATGGACCGGCAAAATCATACAGGATATTTGTTATAACAATGCAAAAGAGTTTTTGAACATATAA
- a CDS encoding SDR family oxidoreductase, translated as MQTLDLFSLKGKTALVTGCNKGIGQAMAIALAEAGADIIGVSATLASSGSEIEKEVESLGRKFKAYQADFSDRDSIYTFLSLLFSENPEIDILVNNAGTILRAPAADHPDEYWDKVLSINLDAQFIIAREVGKRMIVKGGGKIIFTCSLLTFQGGITVPGYAASKGAIGSLVKSLANEWASKGINVNGIAPGYIATDNTDALRKDPERSQSILSRIPAGLWGQTEDFKGAVVFLASDASSYVHGTILTVDGGWMGR; from the coding sequence ATGCAAACATTAGATTTATTTTCCCTTAAAGGCAAAACAGCACTTGTCACAGGATGCAACAAAGGTATCGGACAAGCCATGGCGATCGCATTGGCAGAAGCTGGTGCTGACATTATCGGGGTATCTGCAACACTCGCATCATCAGGTAGCGAGATAGAAAAAGAAGTGGAAAGTCTTGGAAGAAAATTTAAGGCATATCAGGCTGATTTTTCAGACAGGGACAGTATTTACACTTTTCTTTCGCTTTTATTCAGCGAAAATCCTGAGATAGATATATTGGTCAATAATGCAGGTACTATCCTGCGGGCACCTGCCGCAGATCACCCTGATGAATATTGGGACAAGGTACTTAGTATTAATTTGGATGCTCAGTTCATTATAGCAAGAGAAGTTGGCAAAAGAATGATTGTAAAAGGAGGTGGAAAGATAATATTTACGTGCTCATTATTAACTTTTCAGGGAGGAATTACCGTGCCGGGATACGCAGCAAGTAAAGGTGCGATCGGAAGCCTTGTGAAATCATTAGCCAATGAATGGGCATCCAAAGGGATTAATGTAAATGGAATTGCTCCGGGTTATATAGCTACTGATAACACAGACGCTCTAAGGAAAGACCCTGAGAGAAGCCAGTCCATACTTTCGAGGATACCAGCCGGACTATGGGGCCAAACTGAAGATTTTAAAGGTGCTGTTGTTTTTCTGGCATCTGATGCATCTTCATATGTACATGGCACCATACTTACAGTTGATGGCGGATGGATGGGGCGATAA
- the kduI gene encoding 5-dehydro-4-deoxy-D-glucuronate isomerase produces the protein MKIRFQNSPKETKHMVTEELKENFLVQDLMLPGKIDLTYTHYDRMIIGGAVPQNTSVSLPYEEELKSGYFLERREMGIINVGGNGSVVADGIVYNLSKLECLYLGRGTKEVSFASDATDNPAIFYLLSAPAHQSYPNRKMTKAEASPVNMGDILTSNKRTIYKYIHNDGIQSCQLVMGLTVLEEGNVWNSVPPHTHTRRMEAYFYFDLAEGHRVMHFMGEPQETRHIVMANNEAVISAPWSMHFGVGTSNYGFIWGMAGENKEFTDMDQKPLASLM, from the coding sequence ATGAAAATCAGATTTCAAAATAGCCCAAAGGAAACCAAACATATGGTTACTGAGGAACTTAAAGAAAATTTTTTAGTCCAAGATTTAATGTTGCCTGGTAAAATAGATCTTACTTATACACATTATGACAGGATGATCATTGGTGGGGCAGTACCTCAAAATACATCTGTCTCTCTTCCATACGAAGAAGAGCTCAAATCCGGTTATTTTTTGGAAAGAAGAGAAATGGGCATCATTAATGTGGGCGGTAATGGATCAGTAGTTGCAGATGGAATTGTTTATAATCTCTCAAAACTGGAGTGTTTATACCTCGGCAGAGGGACAAAAGAAGTAAGTTTTGCAAGTGATGCCACTGACAATCCGGCAATTTTTTACCTTCTGTCAGCGCCAGCACATCAATCATATCCAAATCGTAAAATGACCAAAGCCGAAGCATCACCAGTAAATATGGGTGACATCCTCACTTCCAATAAAAGGACAATTTATAAATATATCCACAACGATGGTATTCAAAGTTGCCAATTGGTCATGGGTCTGACGGTATTGGAAGAGGGTAATGTTTGGAATTCAGTACCACCGCATACTCATACGAGAAGAATGGAAGCCTATTTCTATTTTGACCTTGCAGAAGGACACAGAGTGATGCATTTTATGGGCGAACCACAGGAAACAAGGCATATAGTCATGGCAAATAATGAAGCGGTCATTTCTGCACCATGGAGTATGCATTTCGGTGTAGGTACATCCAACTATGGTTTTATCTGGGGTATGGCTGGTGAAAATAAAGAATTTACAGATATGGATCAGAAACCTTTGGCTTCATTGATGTAA
- a CDS encoding sugar kinase — protein sequence MSKKVVTLGEIMLRLSTPDFKRFVQADTFDITYGGGEANVSAALCNYGLNGTFVTKVPNNPIGQSAINHLRRYGVDTQYIARGGERLGIYFLETGASMRASQVVYDRAGASIADVDASEFDFDKIFDGAVWFHTTGITPALSDKAAALTEAALKAAKAKGITTSIDLNYRKKLWSKEKAREVMTRLCQYVDVCIGNEEDADTTLGFKAAHTDVTKGELNLDGFKDVFHQMKEKFGFKFIASSLRESYSASDNGWSALVYDGNEFYHSKEYKVRIVDRVGSGDSFASGLIYGLVTGMPMPDAAEFGVAASALKHTIPGDLNHATLGEVKDLMKGDGSGRVQR from the coding sequence ATGTCAAAAAAAGTAGTAACCCTTGGAGAAATCATGCTGAGACTTTCCACACCTGATTTCAAAAGATTTGTACAGGCAGATACCTTTGATATTACCTATGGTGGTGGTGAAGCCAATGTATCAGCAGCCTTGTGTAATTATGGACTTAACGGCACATTTGTAACAAAAGTTCCCAATAATCCAATAGGTCAGTCAGCCATCAACCACCTGAGAAGATATGGCGTAGATACACAATACATAGCGAGAGGCGGAGAAAGATTGGGTATATATTTCCTTGAGACAGGAGCATCTATGAGGGCTTCACAGGTTGTATATGACAGAGCGGGTGCATCTATAGCAGATGTGGATGCTTCAGAATTTGACTTTGACAAAATATTTGACGGTGCAGTATGGTTTCATACCACTGGAATCACACCGGCGTTGAGCGACAAGGCTGCTGCATTGACAGAAGCCGCACTCAAAGCTGCAAAAGCTAAAGGTATCACCACAAGTATTGACTTGAATTACCGTAAGAAACTATGGTCAAAAGAAAAAGCGCGCGAAGTGATGACCAGACTTTGTCAGTATGTAGATGTATGTATAGGCAATGAAGAAGATGCAGATACCACGCTGGGATTTAAAGCTGCACATACTGATGTCACCAAAGGAGAACTCAACCTTGACGGATTTAAAGATGTCTTTCACCAGATGAAAGAAAAATTTGGCTTCAAATTTATTGCTTCATCGCTACGGGAGAGTTACAGTGCAAGTGATAATGGTTGGAGTGCTTTAGTGTACGACGGTAATGAATTTTATCATTCCAAAGAGTATAAAGTAAGAATTGTGGACCGTGTAGGAAGCGGAGACTCCTTTGCAAGCGGACTCATCTATGGATTGGTGACGGGTATGCCTATGCCTGATGCCGCAGAGTTTGGAGTAGCAGCAAGCGCATTAAAACATACCATACCTGGAGATCTGAACCATGCCACGTTGGGCGAAGTCAAAGACCTGATGAAAGGAGATGGCAGTGGAAGAGTTCAAAGATAA
- a CDS encoding YhcH/YjgK/YiaL family protein — protein MIIDTIGNASKYEGVHPLFNEAFNYIRTTDFNEMPDGKFEIADGLIGILSKAPGKIKEASLSKFECHDKNIDIQLCIKGQETFGWKPRSTCKLRNGEYNEEKDVQFFADSPDMFFELSDDQFVIFFPEDVHAPMIGNGDIKKLVIKVRI, from the coding sequence ATGATAATAGATACTATAGGCAATGCTTCAAAATATGAAGGTGTACATCCACTTTTTAACGAAGCTTTTAATTATATTCGCACCACTGATTTCAATGAAATGCCGGATGGTAAGTTTGAAATTGCAGACGGATTAATAGGAATACTTAGTAAAGCTCCTGGTAAGATAAAAGAAGCCAGCTTGTCAAAGTTTGAATGTCATGACAAAAATATAGATATTCAATTGTGCATCAAAGGGCAGGAGACCTTTGGCTGGAAACCAAGATCAACCTGTAAGCTCAGGAACGGAGAGTATAACGAAGAGAAAGATGTGCAGTTTTTTGCGGATAGCCCTGACATGTTTTTTGAATTAAGTGACGATCAATTTGTCATCTTTTTTCCGGAAGATGTACATGCGCCTATGATAGGAAATGGAGACATCAAAAAATTGGTCATTAAAGTCAGAATCTAA
- a CDS encoding bifunctional 4-hydroxy-2-oxoglutarate aldolase/2-dehydro-3-deoxy-phosphogluconate aldolase gives MNNTEKITKAIIDQGMLPLYFNADETVSIEILRSLYEGGVRVLEYTNRGEAAKANFKKMVEVRNGELPGMLLGVGTIKNLRTAKDYLEIGADFLVSPGYVPKVAKYAVKNDIFYAPGCMTPTEIIAAENVGIRFIKLFPGNMLGPEFLSSIKDIFPGLYFMPTGGVDTTLENISGWFKAGVCAVGMGSKLISKKLMEDRNYMTIQSETKKVLELIQSIKK, from the coding sequence ATGAACAATACAGAAAAAATTACCAAAGCGATTATAGATCAGGGCATGTTACCACTGTATTTTAATGCCGATGAGACAGTAAGTATAGAAATACTCAGATCATTGTACGAAGGAGGAGTAAGAGTGCTTGAATACACCAATAGAGGAGAAGCCGCCAAGGCAAATTTTAAAAAAATGGTGGAAGTGCGCAATGGTGAATTACCTGGTATGTTGCTGGGAGTTGGTACCATAAAAAACCTCAGGACAGCAAAGGACTATCTGGAAATAGGAGCCGACTTCCTGGTGAGTCCCGGTTATGTTCCGAAAGTAGCAAAGTATGCTGTAAAAAATGATATATTTTATGCACCCGGCTGCATGACTCCGACAGAGATTATAGCAGCTGAAAATGTAGGAATCCGATTCATAAAATTATTTCCTGGCAACATGCTTGGACCTGAATTCCTGAGTTCGATAAAGGATATTTTCCCTGGTTTGTATTTTATGCCTACGGGAGGTGTGGATACCACTCTAGAAAATATCAGCGGATGGTTTAAAGCCGGAGTTTGTGCGGTTGGGATGGGTAGCAAGCTCATCAGTAAAAAATTGATGGAAGATCGTAATTATATGACCATCCAAAGTGAAACAAAAAAAGTCCTCGAATTAATTCAATCAATTAAAAAATAA